CCAAACTTGTTGTTGAACATGTTTTACCATGGCAATTAAATCATCGCCTGTACTATTACCATGATTGACTAGCACTAACGCTTGCTGTTGATGAACCTCAATACCTGCGATTTTACAACCTTTTAATCCTGCTTGTTCAATCAACCATCCTGCCGCAACCTTATGGTGCTCAGCATCAACAAAGTAATGAGGTAACTCAGGATACTGTTTTAAAAGTAACGCAAGTTGCTCATTACTGATCACTGGGTTTTTAAAAAAGCTGCCAGCATTCGCAAGTTTGTTTGGATTTGGTAATTTACTGCTTCTAGTTGCGATGATTTGCTCAAACACCTGCTGAGGAGAGGGAGCTGAAAGCTGTTGCAATGGTCCATAACTAAGCACTGGCTGCCATTTTTTAGGTAACAGCAACCCTACTTGGGTGATCACAGCTTTATTTTTCAAGGCATGTTTGAATATAGAATCACGATAGCCAAATTGGCATTCATTCTTAGCTAAGCGGTTTATCGTTTTGGTTGCAATATCAAAGTACTCAACATAACTAACAAACTTTTCAAGCTCCACACCATAAGCACCAATATTTTGCACTGGCGCAGCCCCAACAGTACCTGGAATTAAAGCAAGGTTTTCAAGCCCAGGCATTTCATTGGCAACGGTCATAGAGACTAATTGGTGCCAGTTTTCTCCGGCTGCGATGTGCAATAAAAAGCCATCACTTTGCTGCTCTATATCTATGCCCTTCGTGTTCATGTGGATCACAGAAACCTTGGTAGTCAGATAAAAACACCGTATTACTACCTTCACCTAAAATACAAAATGGCTTAGAAAAGTCTGTGCTTAAAAGCTGATCCACTTCATCAATTTGATAAAAATGCTGGCATTGGCTAGGCAAAGAAAAGGTATGAAAAGATTGCAGGGACTGAGCCACAAAACGCCTCAAAGGTTACCGGTAACTAATCGCATTAGTGTAACCTATCGTCGCAAAATACGCATTAGATTGTAAAAATCACTCAACCCACTGCACTAATCATGTTATAAAACGAGCTCTTTTTCATTTCCGTTCCAGGGTTATTATGAAGTTTAAACCATTACTTTTAAGTCTTGCTATGGCCGGTGCTTGCTCTCAAGCAACTGCAGATGCAATCAGCCAGCACACTTACGCAAACTTAGATGACGTAACAACCACTCACCTACTACTAGATTTAGATGTTGATTTTGATGACAAACAACTTGAAGGTTTTGTTGAGCACACGCTAGATTGGCACAATGCAACAAGCAAAACGCTAGTACTTGATACACGCGATTTAGATATCGACAAAGTAATGTATCAAGATCAAAAAGGCAGCTGGCACAAGGCTGACTTCACCCTTGCTGCACGTGATGACGTGAAGGGCTCAAAATTAACAATTAAATTTAAAAGCCAAGCGGTTAAAGCTCGTATTTACTACAACAGCCGCCCAGAAGCTTCAGGTTTACAGTGGTTAACGCCAGAGCAAACAGCCAGTAAATCACACCCATTTATGTACAGCCAATCACAAGCAATTCATGCTCGTAGCTGGATCCCAGTACAAGATACGCCAGCAATGCGCGTAACATACTCGGCACGTATTCACACCCCTAAAGACATTCGTGCGGTAATGAGTGCTGATAATAAAGATGCTCTTTATAAAGACGGCGATTACTTATTTAATATGCCACAACCAATTTCGCCATACTTAATCGCAATTGGTGCTGGTAATTTAGAATTTAAAGCCATGTCTAAGCAAACAGGTATCTTTGCTGAGCCAACAATTTTAGATGCATCTGTTGCTGAGTTTAACGACACACAAGCGATGATCGATAAAACTAACGCTATGTATGGTGAATACGCATGGGGTCGTTATGACTTATTAATGCTACCACCAAGCTTCCCATTTGGTGGCATGGAAAACCCACGCTTATCTTTCATCACCCCAACAGTTGTTGCTGGTGATAAAAGCTTAGTAAACCTAATTGCTCACGAGCTTGCTCACTCTTGGTCTGGTAACTTAGTGACTAATGCGACGTGGGAAGACTTATGGCTAAATGAAGGTTTCACGTCTTACGTTGAAAACCGCATTATGGAAGAAGTGTTTGGCCGTGACCGTGCAGTTATGGAACAAGCGCTTGATGCAGCCGGCTTACGTGCATTACTTAAAACTCTGCCAGCACCAGATACGCGCCTTAACTTAAAACTTAATGGCCGCGATCCTGATGATGCATTTAGCTCAGTGCCTTACACTAAAGGTCAGCTTTTCTTAATTTATCTTGAAAACAAATTTGGCCGTGACAAGTTCGACCCATTCGTAAAAGGTTACTTTGACCAGTTTGCGTTTAAGTCTCTTACAACAGCTCAATTTGTTACTTACTTAAAAGCCAACCTTATCGACAAATATCCTGGCGTAGTGAGCATGGATAAAGTCAATGAATGGATCTTTGAGCCTGGTTTACCAAGCGATGCACCGAATCCAACCTCTGATGCCTTCGATAAAGTTGATGCAGTAACCAAAACATGGTTAAACGGTGAGATCAGTGCAGCCCAATTACCAACAGCAGATTGGTCAGTTCATGAGTGGCTACACTTTTTAAATAATCTTCCTCGCGATTTAAGCATTGCAAAAATGACTGAGCTGGATAATCAATTCAACCTAACACAGTCAACTAATGCAGAGCGCGCTTTCGCATGGTTTATGCTAGCGGT
The nucleotide sequence above comes from Pseudoalteromonas shioyasakiensis. Encoded proteins:
- a CDS encoding M1 family metallopeptidase, whose product is MKFKPLLLSLAMAGACSQATADAISQHTYANLDDVTTTHLLLDLDVDFDDKQLEGFVEHTLDWHNATSKTLVLDTRDLDIDKVMYQDQKGSWHKADFTLAARDDVKGSKLTIKFKSQAVKARIYYNSRPEASGLQWLTPEQTASKSHPFMYSQSQAIHARSWIPVQDTPAMRVTYSARIHTPKDIRAVMSADNKDALYKDGDYLFNMPQPISPYLIAIGAGNLEFKAMSKQTGIFAEPTILDASVAEFNDTQAMIDKTNAMYGEYAWGRYDLLMLPPSFPFGGMENPRLSFITPTVVAGDKSLVNLIAHELAHSWSGNLVTNATWEDLWLNEGFTSYVENRIMEEVFGRDRAVMEQALDAAGLRALLKTLPAPDTRLNLKLNGRDPDDAFSSVPYTKGQLFLIYLENKFGRDKFDPFVKGYFDQFAFKSLTTAQFVTYLKANLIDKYPGVVSMDKVNEWIFEPGLPSDAPNPTSDAFDKVDAVTKTWLNGEISAAQLPTADWSVHEWLHFLNNLPRDLSIAKMTELDNQFNLTQSTNAERAFAWFMLAVGNGYQPIYPALDKHLSGIGRRKLIVPLYKALIKNGRKDWAHDVYLKARPGYHPLAQGTVDDLFAK